The following coding sequences are from one Rathayibacter sp. SW19 window:
- a CDS encoding patatin-like phospholipase family protein yields the protein MPQADLVLEGGGVKGSGLVGAITALATATEPYTFERVAGTSAGAIVASFVAAGMSAAEIKTTMDNLDFSQFEDEPKEFAHIPHLGGALGLIFHEGIFVGDFLHQWIAQTLESHGIRTWADLKQDDPGSSLPPDQRYKLVVIVSDVSRGLMLRLPWDYRELLGVDPDQQPVADAVRASASIPFFFRPFQIKADPAIVRHAVVVCTDGGMLSNYPIDIFDRDDGQPARWPTLGVKLSARSNMSSSTWNPDADNFQLAKSLLSTMQDAHDRVYIADPAFASRTIFVDTTGYTATDFHLTAADKAKLFGNGLGSGTRFLQAWNWDTWKRGDYNAILSATAAAKGTATATESVPAA from the coding sequence ATGCCACAAGCAGACCTGGTTCTCGAGGGCGGCGGAGTGAAGGGGTCGGGCCTGGTCGGTGCGATCACCGCTCTCGCGACGGCGACGGAACCATACACCTTTGAGCGTGTTGCCGGCACGTCGGCCGGCGCGATCGTCGCTTCGTTCGTGGCAGCAGGCATGAGCGCCGCGGAGATCAAGACGACGATGGACAACCTCGACTTCTCCCAATTCGAAGACGAGCCGAAAGAGTTCGCGCACATCCCCCACCTCGGCGGAGCGCTCGGCCTCATCTTCCATGAGGGGATCTTCGTCGGTGATTTTCTGCATCAGTGGATCGCCCAGACACTCGAGAGTCACGGCATCCGCACCTGGGCAGACCTCAAGCAGGACGACCCGGGCAGTTCCCTGCCACCGGACCAGCGTTACAAGCTCGTCGTAATCGTTTCGGATGTCTCCCGCGGCCTCATGCTGAGACTTCCGTGGGATTACCGCGAGCTGCTCGGGGTCGACCCGGATCAGCAGCCCGTCGCCGATGCGGTGCGGGCGTCCGCGTCGATCCCGTTCTTTTTTCGACCCTTCCAGATCAAGGCCGACCCGGCGATCGTGCGCCACGCCGTGGTCGTCTGCACCGATGGCGGCATGCTGTCGAACTATCCGATCGACATCTTCGATCGTGATGACGGCCAGCCCGCGCGATGGCCGACGCTCGGCGTCAAACTCTCCGCCCGCAGCAATATGAGTTCGAGCACGTGGAATCCGGATGCTGACAACTTCCAGCTCGCGAAGTCTCTCCTGAGCACGATGCAAGATGCGCACGATCGCGTATACATTGCGGACCCGGCGTTCGCCTCCCGCACGATCTTCGTGGACACGACCGGCTACACAGCCACGGACTTCCACCTGACGGCGGCAGACAAAGCGAAGCTGTTCGGCAATGGGCTGGGCAGTGGCACGCGTTTCCTGCAGGCGTGGAACTGGGACACCTGGAAGCGCGGCGACTACAACGCGATCCTCTCGGCGACTGCGGCGGCGAAGGGGACAGCGACCGCAACAGAGTCTGTCCCAGCGGCCTGA
- a CDS encoding polyribonucleotide nucleotidyltransferase, with protein MEGPEIKYAEAVLDNGRFGTRTVRFETGRLAQQAQGAVAAYLDEDTMLLSATSAGKHPRDGFDFFPLTVDVEERSYAAGKIPGSFFRREGRPSTEAILVCRLIDRPLRPSFVEGLRNEVQIVITVLSIAPGEFYDALAINAASASTQISGLPFSGPIGGVRLALIPGYGAAADQWIAFPTASQLEEAVFDITVAGRLVTDSHGQEDVAIMMVEAEATEHSWNLIKAGATKPNEEVVAQGLEAAKPFLKQLVDAQSQMAAQSSKAILDFPVFPPYEQATYDAVAGFAYDELVQVYQIAEKIARQDADDALKSRTKDFIAGKVAAGELPEGANAQVSAAYKSVTKVVVRGRVLREGIRMDGRGLADIRPLDAEVQVIPRVHGSAIFQRGETQILGVTTLNMLKMEQQIDSLSPITKKRYLHHYNFPPYSTGETGRVGSPKRREIGHGFLAERALVPVLPSREEFPYAIRQVSEALGSNGSTSMGSVCASTLSLLNAGVPLRAPVAGIAMGLVSDTVDGETRYAALTDILGAEDALGDMDFKVAGTSEFVTAIQLDTKLAGLPSSVLAGALQQAKDARTTILSVLNAAIDQPDEMAPTAPRVISVNIPVDKIGELIGPKGKTINAIQDETGADISIEEDGTVYIGAVDGPSAEAARAQVNAIANPTNPEVGEQFLGTVVKIATFGAFISLLPGKDGLLHISEVRKLAGGKRVENVEDVLGVGQKILVEITKIDDRGKLSLQPVIADEAPAAAPVEVSVTE; from the coding sequence ATGGAAGGTCCAGAAATCAAATACGCCGAGGCCGTTCTCGATAACGGTCGATTCGGCACGCGCACGGTCCGGTTCGAAACCGGTCGCCTGGCGCAGCAAGCACAGGGCGCCGTCGCGGCGTACCTGGATGAAGACACGATGCTGCTGAGCGCAACCAGCGCCGGCAAGCATCCGCGGGACGGTTTCGACTTCTTCCCGCTCACGGTGGATGTCGAAGAGCGTTCTTACGCCGCTGGGAAGATCCCCGGATCATTCTTCCGTCGCGAAGGCCGGCCTTCGACGGAGGCCATCCTGGTCTGCCGTCTGATCGACCGCCCGCTTCGCCCGTCTTTCGTCGAGGGGCTGCGCAACGAGGTGCAGATCGTCATCACCGTGCTGTCGATCGCGCCGGGCGAGTTCTACGACGCGCTCGCGATCAACGCGGCATCCGCGTCGACGCAGATCTCCGGTCTGCCGTTCTCCGGTCCGATCGGTGGCGTGCGTCTCGCCCTCATCCCCGGTTATGGAGCCGCGGCTGACCAGTGGATTGCGTTCCCGACTGCGTCGCAGCTGGAAGAGGCCGTGTTCGACATCACCGTCGCGGGCCGTCTTGTGACGGACTCGCACGGCCAGGAAGACGTCGCGATCATGATGGTCGAGGCGGAAGCCACCGAGCACAGCTGGAACCTGATCAAGGCCGGCGCCACCAAACCGAACGAAGAGGTCGTGGCCCAGGGCCTCGAGGCGGCGAAGCCGTTCCTCAAGCAGCTCGTCGACGCACAATCGCAGATGGCGGCACAATCGTCGAAGGCGATTCTCGACTTCCCGGTGTTTCCGCCCTACGAGCAAGCCACTTACGATGCGGTCGCCGGCTTCGCCTATGACGAGCTTGTGCAGGTCTACCAGATCGCGGAGAAGATCGCCCGCCAGGACGCCGATGATGCTCTGAAGTCCCGCACCAAGGACTTCATCGCAGGCAAGGTTGCTGCGGGCGAACTACCCGAAGGTGCCAACGCGCAGGTGTCGGCAGCGTACAAGTCCGTCACGAAGGTAGTCGTCCGCGGTCGCGTGCTGCGCGAAGGCATCCGCATGGACGGTCGTGGGCTTGCAGACATCCGCCCGCTCGACGCCGAGGTGCAGGTCATCCCGCGCGTGCACGGTTCGGCGATCTTCCAGCGCGGTGAGACCCAGATCCTGGGTGTCACCACGTTGAACATGCTGAAGATGGAGCAGCAGATCGACTCGCTGAGCCCGATCACGAAGAAGCGTTACCTGCACCACTACAACTTCCCGCCGTATTCGACCGGTGAGACCGGCCGTGTCGGCAGCCCGAAGCGTCGCGAGATCGGGCACGGCTTCCTCGCCGAGCGCGCGCTCGTGCCGGTGCTGCCGAGCCGTGAGGAGTTCCCGTACGCGATCCGCCAGGTGTCAGAGGCTCTCGGTTCCAACGGGTCGACGTCGATGGGTTCTGTTTGCGCTTCGACCCTGTCGCTGCTGAATGCGGGCGTGCCGCTGCGGGCACCCGTCGCCGGTATCGCGATGGGTCTGGTTTCAGACACGGTTGACGGTGAGACGCGCTACGCCGCGCTGACCGACATCCTGGGTGCTGAAGATGCTCTCGGCGACATGGACTTCAAGGTTGCAGGCACGAGTGAGTTCGTCACGGCGATCCAGCTGGACACGAAGCTCGCCGGTTTGCCGTCGTCGGTTCTGGCCGGCGCGCTGCAGCAGGCGAAGGATGCCCGCACGACGATCTTGTCGGTGCTGAACGCGGCGATCGATCAGCCGGATGAAATGGCTCCGACCGCGCCGCGCGTGATCTCGGTCAACATCCCGGTCGACAAGATCGGTGAGTTGATCGGCCCCAAGGGCAAGACGATCAACGCCATCCAGGACGAGACCGGCGCAGACATCTCGATCGAGGAAGACGGCACCGTGTACATCGGCGCGGTCGATGGACCCTCCGCCGAGGCGGCTCGCGCGCAGGTCAACGCCATCGCGAACCCGACGAACCCGGAGGTCGGCGAACAGTTCCTCGGAACCGTCGTCAAGATCGCCACGTTCGGTGCGTTCATCTCCTTGCTCCCGGGCAAGGACGGCCTGCTCCACATCTCCGAGGTGCGCAAGCTCGCCGGTGGTAAGCGTGTCGAGAATGTCGAAGACGTGCTCGGCGTCGGCCAGAAGATCCTGGTTGAGATCACCAAGATCGACGACCGCGGCAAGCTGTCACTGCAGCCGGTGATCGCCGACGAGGCGCCCGCAGCTGCTCCGGTCGAGGTTTCTGTAACCGAGTAG
- a CDS encoding SGNH/GDSL hydrolase family protein — protein sequence MMKSSQKRLGIASRLSALAIVAGALVIGMVAAPANAASVDTVSTSAASTSAASTSGISTAGLQRTSWFTSAGNYVALGDSFTSGQGAPPYDSGPCLHSRYGSFPTIAAAVSRYRLTANLGCSGATTADVAALQLPAVPANTALITLTVGGIDAGSDAVLAACAPDPSAPACAAALAAAAGALPTVGPKLVVLYRAIAARAPNAKILVLGYPHLFNPGVQPPLGDAVNTASDVLNSVIEGAVAAVGNSRISYVDTTAAFAGHGIGSRLPYINLTTVPLLATANFHPNYLGNLLAYPWALAPYGL from the coding sequence ATGATGAAGAGTTCTCAGAAAAGGCTTGGAATTGCATCACGCCTGAGCGCGCTGGCCATTGTGGCGGGGGCGCTCGTTATTGGGATGGTGGCCGCCCCGGCCAACGCCGCATCCGTCGACACGGTTTCGACAAGCGCTGCCTCGACAAGTGCTGCCTCGACAAGCGGCATATCCACCGCAGGTCTACAACGGACATCGTGGTTCACGTCGGCGGGCAACTACGTCGCACTCGGGGACTCCTTCACCTCCGGACAGGGCGCACCGCCTTATGACTCGGGCCCGTGTCTGCATTCGCGCTATGGGAGTTTCCCAACCATCGCGGCGGCAGTCAGCCGCTATCGCCTGACAGCGAATCTCGGATGCTCTGGTGCGACAACCGCTGACGTGGCCGCACTGCAGTTGCCGGCTGTTCCCGCGAACACCGCTCTCATCACGCTGACCGTGGGTGGCATCGACGCCGGCTCGGACGCTGTGCTGGCGGCCTGCGCGCCCGATCCGAGCGCTCCGGCGTGCGCCGCAGCGCTTGCGGCTGCAGCCGGAGCACTGCCCACGGTCGGCCCGAAGCTTGTGGTTCTCTACAGGGCGATCGCAGCACGGGCACCGAATGCAAAGATTCTTGTGCTGGGCTATCCTCACCTGTTCAACCCGGGAGTGCAGCCACCGCTCGGTGATGCTGTCAACACGGCGAGCGACGTGCTGAACAGTGTCATCGAAGGAGCCGTTGCAGCCGTCGGAAACTCACGAATCAGCTACGTCGACACGACGGCGGCCTTCGCCGGGCACGGCATCGGCTCGCGGCTGCCATACATAAATCTGACGACGGTTCCGCTGTTGGCCACGGCCAACTTCCACCCGAACTACCTCGGCAATCTGCTGGCTTACCCATGGGCGCTTGCCCCATACGGCCTGTAG
- a CDS encoding M23 family metallopeptidase, protein MFAVTVIALAMMCAGCTSWSGASSGAPESTAAAAGPTPTATYAVTALLVESMDTAQIVRGSDGANHVEYNLRLDNGFSGPVTLTSVTVVDPDGHDLMKVDGARLAAATQSLFAGTSSAVIAASAAAVVEVDLVLPTGKPVPAHVSNQIDYTLPAGPNAVIVERTQVDGITVRVDRTSAVQIAPPLTGNGWLATSACCSPNLHRDLRLPVNGRRVATPETFAVDWAKVKGDRVYDGSGNTNQEFYGFGASVLAVADGTVVSAVDGIAESTPFEPKAAESKESFGGNAVILKIDDGVYAFYAHLQTGSVTVHVGDEVKTGDVIGKLGNTGPSTGAHLHFGLLDSLDIVTGTSLPFVLTKATLTGTVDFAAITGDTLVIAPESRILRKAYPLYATIVDFE, encoded by the coding sequence ATGTTCGCAGTCACGGTGATCGCGCTGGCGATGATGTGCGCCGGCTGCACGAGTTGGTCGGGGGCGTCGTCGGGAGCACCCGAATCGACGGCGGCGGCCGCGGGCCCGACACCGACAGCGACCTACGCAGTGACGGCACTGCTTGTGGAGTCGATGGACACCGCCCAGATCGTGCGAGGAAGCGACGGCGCGAATCACGTCGAGTACAACCTGCGCCTCGACAACGGTTTCAGCGGCCCGGTCACTCTGACGTCTGTGACCGTGGTCGACCCCGATGGCCACGACCTGATGAAGGTCGACGGAGCGCGCCTCGCGGCCGCGACCCAGTCGTTGTTCGCTGGCACGTCGTCCGCGGTCATCGCCGCATCGGCAGCCGCCGTAGTGGAGGTCGATCTGGTGCTGCCAACCGGTAAGCCGGTCCCCGCCCACGTGTCCAATCAGATCGACTACACGCTTCCCGCGGGTCCCAATGCTGTGATCGTCGAGCGGACCCAGGTGGATGGCATCACAGTCCGGGTCGACCGGACCTCGGCTGTCCAGATCGCACCCCCGCTCACGGGGAACGGCTGGCTTGCCACCAGCGCGTGCTGTTCACCCAATCTGCACCGCGATCTTCGGCTGCCGGTGAACGGACGACGCGTGGCGACACCTGAGACCTTCGCGGTCGACTGGGCGAAAGTGAAGGGCGACCGCGTCTACGACGGCAGCGGAAACACCAACCAGGAGTTCTATGGCTTCGGTGCGAGCGTGCTCGCCGTTGCCGACGGGACGGTCGTGTCGGCCGTGGACGGTATTGCGGAGTCGACCCCGTTCGAGCCCAAAGCCGCCGAATCAAAGGAGAGTTTCGGCGGCAACGCGGTGATCCTCAAGATCGACGACGGCGTCTACGCCTTCTACGCCCACCTCCAGACGGGCAGCGTGACCGTGCATGTCGGCGACGAGGTGAAGACCGGCGATGTGATCGGCAAGCTCGGCAACACCGGCCCGTCAACGGGGGCGCATCTGCACTTCGGCCTTCTTGACAGTCTCGACATCGTCACCGGCACGAGCCTGCCGTTTGTTCTGACGAAAGCCACGCTGACCGGCACCGTCGATTTCGCAGCGATCACGGGCGACACGCTCGTGATCGCTCCTGAATCGCGCATCCTGCGCAAGGCATACCCGCTCTACGCCACCATCGTCGACTTCGAGTAG
- a CDS encoding alpha/beta fold hydrolase, giving the protein MPLHVARSVRGRMRFASAVVLVAVVVAGVTGCTGGSRAAPVTTTATTGQATVTTASSHPYACADTVCSGLVGIGHDRSMYLQCHGSGRPIVVLASGMGERASNWAVLPTGDSLAPSPEAVYPQVGRFTRVCAYDRPGTSSPTPSGGYQETASTPVRQPVTAAGSAADLAVLLKASGEHAPFLLVGQSYGGDVVRMYADAHPDQMAGLVLVDALSEYLTDYLSPAQVADFEKLNSPEVQKTPAGAENLNLEATFAQLRTATAPTVPVTVLSADIWPITAQVVESLGLPGSLSAALWSAQGKAQARLAALFPGDTWVTKTNASHYIHLYQPELVTNSIHNIITTIRKTPNTTPAPLTPTPLPPETTPANQ; this is encoded by the coding sequence ATGCCCCTGCATGTTGCGCGATCCGTCCGCGGACGGATGCGTTTCGCATCGGCTGTCGTCTTGGTTGCGGTGGTGGTCGCAGGGGTCACCGGGTGCACTGGTGGGAGTCGGGCGGCACCGGTGACGACCACTGCCACCACGGGGCAAGCGACTGTGACAACGGCGTCGTCGCATCCATACGCGTGCGCGGACACTGTGTGTTCAGGGTTGGTGGGCATCGGCCACGACCGCAGCATGTATCTGCAATGTCATGGCAGCGGCAGGCCGATCGTTGTCCTTGCGTCCGGTATGGGTGAGCGTGCGTCGAATTGGGCGGTGTTGCCCACAGGCGATTCGTTGGCGCCCAGCCCGGAAGCGGTCTACCCGCAGGTCGGCCGGTTCACGCGGGTGTGTGCCTACGACCGACCCGGCACGTCCAGTCCAACGCCGTCGGGAGGATACCAGGAGACCGCTTCTACTCCCGTGCGCCAACCGGTCACCGCGGCAGGTTCGGCAGCCGACCTTGCCGTCCTGTTGAAAGCCTCCGGCGAACACGCACCATTCCTTCTGGTCGGGCAGTCCTACGGTGGCGATGTCGTGCGGATGTATGCCGACGCGCATCCGGACCAAATGGCGGGGCTGGTTCTGGTTGACGCCCTGTCTGAATACTTGACAGACTACCTATCGCCCGCACAGGTGGCGGACTTCGAAAAACTGAACTCTCCAGAGGTGCAGAAAACCCCGGCCGGCGCCGAAAACCTGAACTTGGAGGCGACGTTCGCCCAGTTGCGCACAGCTACGGCCCCCACCGTGCCAGTGACCGTACTGAGCGCAGACATCTGGCCAATCACGGCCCAGGTCGTGGAGTCGCTCGGTCTGCCCGGTTCCCTGTCGGCGGCACTGTGGTCCGCGCAAGGCAAGGCGCAAGCCCGGCTAGCCGCCCTGTTCCCCGGCGACACCTGGGTCACGAAGACCAACGCCAGTCACTACATTCACCTCTACCAACCTGAACTGGTCACCAACTCGATTCACAACATCATCACAACCATCAGAAAGACACCGAACACCACGCCGGCCCCGCTCACACCAACCCCATTGCCACCGGAAACCACACCAGCAAACCAATAG